From a single Arachis hypogaea cultivar Tifrunner chromosome 3, arahy.Tifrunner.gnm2.J5K5, whole genome shotgun sequence genomic region:
- the LOC112789866 gene encoding ras-related protein RABB1b isoform X3 has translation MSSRAFPGLFSFKTPFIAHSHSLFLLRVNHRFFFFFGAMSYDYLFKYIIIGDTGVGKSCLLLQFTDKRFQPVHDLTIGVEFGARMVTIDSRPIKLQIWDTAGQESFRSITRSYYRGAAGALLVYDITRRETFNHLASWLEDARQHANPNMTIMLIGNKCDLSHRRAVSKEEGEQFAKENGLLFLEASARTAQNVEEAFIKTATKILQNIQEGVVDVSNESFGIKQANVRPQGQPGGRDGSVSTGGGCCS, from the exons atgtcatcacgcGCCTTCCCtggtttgttttcttttaaaaccCCATTTATCGCACATTCCCATTCTCTCTTTCTCCTTCGTGTCAACCaccgtttcttcttctttttcggcgCCATGTCTTACGATTATCTCTTCAAGTACATCATCATCGGCGACACAG GTGTAGGGAAATCGTGCCTGCTCCTGCAGTTCACTGACAAGAGGTTTCAACCCGTCCATGATCTCACCATTGGCGTTGAGTTTGGTGCTCGCATGGTCACCATCGATTCCCGACCCATCAAGCTTCAGATATGGGACACT GCTGGGCAAGAGTCATTTAGATCCATTACTAGATCTTACTACAGAGGAGCAGCGGGAGCACTTCTAGTTTATGACATTACTAG GAGAGAGACTTTTAATCATTTAGCAAGTTGGCTGGAAGATGCTCGGCAGCATGCCAATCCTAACATGACAATCATGCTGATAGGCAACAAGTGTGATCTTTCTCACCGAAGGGCAGTGAGCAAAGAGGAGGGTGAGCAATTTGCAAAGGAAAATGGACTTCTGTTCTTGGAAGCTTCTGCCAGGACAGCTCAAAATGTGGAAGAG GCCTTCATAAAGACTGCTACAAAGATTCTCCAGAATATTCAAGAAGGTGTCGTTGATGTGTCCAATGAG TCATTTGGTATAAAGCAAGCGAATGTACGTCCCCAAGGTCAACCCGGTGGAAGAGATGGAAGTGTTAGTACTGGAGGTGGCTGTTGCAGCTGA
- the LOC112789866 gene encoding ras-related protein RABB1b isoform X2: protein MSYDYLFKYIIIGDTGVGKSCLLLQFTDKRFQPVHDLTIGVEFGARMVTIDSRPIKLQIWDTWSDVLPKYEVDPFHKSFLQLTTRRVCLLIRRETFNHLASWLEDARQHANPNMTIMLIGNKCDLSHRRAVSKEEGEQFAKENGLLFLEASARTAQNVEEAFIKTATKILQNIQEGVVDVSNESFGIKQANVRPQGQPGGRDGSVSTGGGCCS from the exons ATGTCTTACGATTATCTCTTCAAGTACATCATCATCGGCGACACAG GTGTAGGGAAATCGTGCCTGCTCCTGCAGTTCACTGACAAGAGGTTTCAACCCGTCCATGATCTCACCATTGGCGTTGAGTTTGGTGCTCGCATGGTCACCATCGATTCCCGACCCATCAAGCTTCAGATATGGGACACT TGGTCTGATGTGTTACCTAAATATGAGGTTGATCCTTTTCATAAATCTTTCCTTCAACTGACAACAAGAAGGGTTTGTTTGTTGATTAGGAGAGAGACTTTTAATCATTTAGCAAGTTGGCTGGAAGATGCTCGGCAGCATGCCAATCCTAACATGACAATCATGCTGATAGGCAACAAGTGTGATCTTTCTCACCGAAGGGCAGTGAGCAAAGAGGAGGGTGAGCAATTTGCAAAGGAAAATGGACTTCTGTTCTTGGAAGCTTCTGCCAGGACAGCTCAAAATGTGGAAGAG GCCTTCATAAAGACTGCTACAAAGATTCTCCAGAATATTCAAGAAGGTGTCGTTGATGTGTCCAATGAG TCATTTGGTATAAAGCAAGCGAATGTACGTCCCCAAGGTCAACCCGGTGGAAGAGATGGAAGTGTTAGTACTGGAGGTGGCTGTTGCAGCTGA
- the LOC112789866 gene encoding ras-related protein RABB1b isoform X1, with product MSYDYLFKYIIIGDTGVGKSCLLLQFTDKRFQPVHDLTIGVEFGARMVTIDSRPIKLQIWDTIAHARGSNPALQHVFMWSDVLPKYEVDPFHKSFLQLTTRRVCLLIRRETFNHLASWLEDARQHANPNMTIMLIGNKCDLSHRRAVSKEEGEQFAKENGLLFLEASARTAQNVEEAFIKTATKILQNIQEGVVDVSNESFGIKQANVRPQGQPGGRDGSVSTGGGCCS from the exons ATGTCTTACGATTATCTCTTCAAGTACATCATCATCGGCGACACAG GTGTAGGGAAATCGTGCCTGCTCCTGCAGTTCACTGACAAGAGGTTTCAACCCGTCCATGATCTCACCATTGGCGTTGAGTTTGGTGCTCGCATGGTCACCATCGATTCCCGACCCATCAAGCTTCAGATATGGGACACT ataGCTCATGCAAGGGGCTCTAATCCTGCTTTACAACATGTTTTCATG TGGTCTGATGTGTTACCTAAATATGAGGTTGATCCTTTTCATAAATCTTTCCTTCAACTGACAACAAGAAGGGTTTGTTTGTTGATTAGGAGAGAGACTTTTAATCATTTAGCAAGTTGGCTGGAAGATGCTCGGCAGCATGCCAATCCTAACATGACAATCATGCTGATAGGCAACAAGTGTGATCTTTCTCACCGAAGGGCAGTGAGCAAAGAGGAGGGTGAGCAATTTGCAAAGGAAAATGGACTTCTGTTCTTGGAAGCTTCTGCCAGGACAGCTCAAAATGTGGAAGAG GCCTTCATAAAGACTGCTACAAAGATTCTCCAGAATATTCAAGAAGGTGTCGTTGATGTGTCCAATGAG TCATTTGGTATAAAGCAAGCGAATGTACGTCCCCAAGGTCAACCCGGTGGAAGAGATGGAAGTGTTAGTACTGGAGGTGGCTGTTGCAGCTGA